A part of Helicobacter himalayensis genomic DNA contains:
- a CDS encoding AlwI family type II restriction endonuclease produces MYKELNILNSKKIASKDEIFKFIPEPMRFEFLTAIALKQHFCNLEVLPNYSIDDEGLPKCHAMGGKPDIACKDTHNNAIVEVSLICGRAQVNNELLAITRHLKELIESSQVLRCFAIFIAPQIFEDTKRYVRFIAFDEDLEIRNLSISDFISSLQNVDSFNAI; encoded by the coding sequence ATTTATAAAGAACTTAATATTTTAAATTCTAAAAAAATAGCCAGCAAAGATGAGATTTTTAAATTTATACCAGAACCTATGAGATTTGAATTTTTAACCGCCATTGCTCTGAAGCAACATTTTTGTAACTTAGAAGTATTGCCAAATTATAGTATTGATGATGAGGGTTTGCCAAAATGCCACGCTATGGGAGGCAAACCTGATATAGCGTGCAAAGATACGCATAATAATGCTATCGTAGAAGTAAGCCTAATTTGTGGTAGAGCCCAAGTGAATAACGAGCTTTTAGCCATTACAAGACATTTAAAAGAGCTTATAGAATCTAGTCAAGTTTTAAGATGTTTTGCCATTTTTATTGCTCCTCAAATTTTTGAAGATACTAAAAGATATGTTAGGTTTATCGCCTTTGATGAAGATTTGGAGATAAGAAATTTAAGCATTAGCGACTTTATCAGTTCTTTACAAAATGTAGATTCTTTTAATGCAATATAA
- a CDS encoding restriction endonuclease, with protein sequence MKIDEVKTAFKIADVEFVEGSTRLNFNYLKNLKDENGNPLPQKILTENVARVYLIVVNGEIKKIGGSQSEGGIKNTLSIYRDGGTKGRPSIRSFGIWYFLYHTILSGAKIEFYMIYQENFEKDIKGLFGLKNIRNAYISYKLIEQCCVEDYLSVENGKHPDWNVQEQGLDWPLDIKNEHAEILKNSSVREKNIKRKEIKR encoded by the coding sequence ATGAAAATAGATGAAGTTAAAACTGCCTTTAAAATTGCTGATGTGGAATTTGTAGAGGGTAGCACAAGACTTAATTTTAACTATCTTAAAAACTTAAAAGATGAGAATGGTAACCCTCTGCCTCAAAAGATTCTTACCGAAAATGTCGCTAGGGTGTATTTGATTGTTGTCAATGGTGAGATTAAAAAGATTGGTGGAAGTCAAAGTGAGGGAGGCATTAAAAACACTTTGTCTATTTATCGCGATGGTGGGACAAAGGGACGACCAAGCATAAGGAGTTTTGGGATATGGTATTTTTTATACCATACAATTTTAAGCGGTGCGAAAATTGAATTTTATATGATTTACCAAGAAAATTTTGAAAAAGACATCAAAGGACTTTTTGGGCTTAAAAACATAAGAAATGCTTATATTTCTTATAAACTTATAGAGCAATGTTGCGTGGAGGATTACTTGAGTGTGGAGAATGGCAAACACCCCGATTGGAATGTGCAAGAGCAAGGCTTAGATTGGCCACTTGATATTAAAAACGAACACGCAGAAATTCTAAAAAATAGCTCTGTGCGGGAGAAAAATATAAAAAGAAAAGAAATAAAAAGATAA
- a CDS encoding DNA adenine methylase, with protein sequence MQEQSLFDLKELQQEKSTKPNFTSKEHFLQNLKAKNLHYKRYTKSPLRYGGGKSLAVGLILEHFPNDITRLVSPFMGGGSVEIASALELNLEVKAFDIFDILVNFWQVLIADSKGLYEALLRLEPTKETYANIKAELKSFWNERHKNAKNIPQKNLDSLTLARDYYFNFNLSYGPGFLGWMSKIYEDKSRYLNALEKLKNLGQDSKLQNLSVECVSFEKVFEKYPNDFFYCDPPYFLEGDSQMFKGIYPMRNFPIHHNGFNHALLSKCLKNHKGKFILSYNDCAFVREAYKDFKILEPKWQYTMGQGETRVGKNRLNRNNGLLGDRDNIKQSHELLIIKE encoded by the coding sequence ATACAAGAGCAGAGTTTATTTGACTTAAAAGAATTACAACAAGAAAAATCTACAAAACCAAATTTCACTTCTAAAGAGCATTTTTTACAGAATCTTAAAGCTAAAAATTTACATTACAAACGTTACACCAAAAGCCCCTTGCGTTATGGGGGCGGTAAATCCTTAGCGGTTGGGTTAATCCTAGAACATTTTCCTAATGATATAACAAGGCTTGTTTCGCCATTTATGGGCGGGGGTAGCGTAGAAATTGCGAGTGCTTTGGAGCTTAACTTAGAAGTGAAAGCCTTTGATATTTTTGATATTTTGGTGAATTTTTGGCAAGTTTTGATTGCGGATTCTAAGGGACTTTATGAAGCATTATTGAGGCTTGAACCCACAAAAGAGACTTACGCTAATATAAAAGCAGAGTTGAAATCCTTTTGGAATGAAAGGCATAAAAATGCAAAAAACATTCCGCAAAAGAATTTAGATTCTCTAACCCTTGCACGAGATTATTATTTTAATTTTAATCTCTCTTATGGACCCGGATTTTTGGGCTGGATGAGTAAGATTTATGAGGATAAAAGTCGCTATTTAAACGCTTTAGAGAAGCTTAAAAATCTGGGGCAAGATTCTAAGTTGCAAAATCTAAGTGTAGAGTGTGTAAGTTTTGAAAAAGTGTTTGAAAAATACCCAAATGATTTTTTCTACTGCGACCCGCCTTATTTTTTAGAGGGAGATTCTCAAATGTTTAAAGGAATCTATCCTATGCGGAATTTTCCTATCCATCATAATGGCTTTAATCACGCACTTTTGAGTAAATGCCTTAAAAATCACAAGGGCAAATTTATTTTAAGTTACAATGATTGTGCTTTTGTGAGAGAGGCATATAAGGACTTTAAAATCTTAGAGCCTAAATGGCAATACACTATGGGGCAAGGGGAAACAAGAGTGGGTAAAAATCGCCTTAATCGCAATAATGGACTGCTAGGTGATAGGGATAATATCAAACAAAGCCACGAGCTACTGATTATAAAGGAGTGA
- a CDS encoding AlwI family type II restriction endonuclease: protein MSYYNKIDDNKIERIFEANLSLDSSLLPKSHAVGGNADFVYIYDYHHLMIEVTLSEKTNQRRANDGKMRIAKDVLKEFLQEA, encoded by the coding sequence TTGTCATATTATAACAAAATAGATGATAATAAAATTGAGAGAATCTTTGAAGCGAATTTGAGTTTAGACTCCTCCCTTTTACCAAAATCTCACGCTGTTGGAGGCAATGCGGACTTTGTTTATATCTATGATTATCATCACCTAATGATAGAAGTAACCCTTAGTGAAAAAACCAACCAAAGAAGGGCTAATGATGGAAAGATGCGAATAGCCAAAGATGTGCTAAAAGAGTTTTTACAAGAGGCTTAA
- a CDS encoding DNA adenine methylase, with product MFSIYSRRYTGAKTKLLKQIDKVLLEHFDYSLQSNLSFFDVFAGTGVVSAYFMQKAEFSHFLVNDFLESNFIIYQGFFAQEHFNEEKLLSLREKFNALKNIKENYYSKAFGDKFFSFQDAKHIGFIREELDRLLKQKQINTKEFHILLASLLYSSDRVANTCGHYDAYRKNINLEDRFHFELISPFKTQAKIELFKEDSNALAKAFIKQERKLDIAFIDPPYNSRQYSRFYHFLQTLAQNHKPKLYGVALKPKPENLSEYCKSNAKNVFKDLIESLAHITKILVVTYNNTYTSKSNSSRNKIQLEEIKNILESVAKIHIYEFDYKAFSSGKTSLDGHKEFIFIGRVQ from the coding sequence ATGTTTTCTATTTATTCGCGTCGCTACACAGGGGCTAAAACAAAGCTTTTAAAGCAAATTGACAAAGTGCTTTTAGAGCATTTTGATTATAGCTTGCAAAGCAATCTTAGCTTTTTTGATGTGTTTGCTGGCACGGGGGTTGTGAGTGCGTATTTTATGCAAAAGGCAGAATTTAGCCACTTTCTAGTCAATGATTTTTTAGAATCTAATTTTATAATTTATCAAGGATTCTTTGCACAAGAGCATTTTAATGAAGAAAAACTTTTATCTTTAAGAGAAAAATTCAATGCCCTTAAAAACATTAAAGAAAATTACTATTCCAAAGCATTTGGTGATAAATTTTTTAGCTTTCAAGATGCTAAACATATAGGCTTTATAAGAGAAGAGCTTGATAGACTTTTAAAACAAAAGCAAATTAATACAAAAGAATTCCATATCCTCCTAGCAAGTTTGCTTTATAGCAGTGATAGGGTGGCAAATACTTGTGGGCATTATGATGCGTATCGTAAAAATATAAATTTAGAAGATAGGTTTCACTTTGAGTTGATTTCACCTTTTAAAACGCAAGCAAAAATAGAACTTTTTAAAGAGGATTCTAACGCCTTAGCAAAAGCATTTATCAAACAAGAAAGAAAGCTTGATATTGCCTTTATTGACCCGCCTTATAATTCTAGGCAATATAGTAGATTCTATCATTTTCTTCAAACCTTAGCACAAAATCATAAACCCAAGCTTTATGGTGTAGCATTAAAACCAAAGCCAGAAAATTTAAGCGAGTATTGTAAAAGTAATGCAAAAAATGTTTTTAAAGATTTGATAGAGAGCCTTGCACACATCACTAAGATTTTGGTGGTTACTTATAATAATACTTATACTTCTAAATCAAACTCAAGTAGGAATAAAATACAATTAGAAGAGATAAAAAATATTTTAGAATCTGTTGCTAAAATACACATATACGAATTTGATTATAAAGCCTTTAGTAGTGGAAAGACAAGTTTGGATGGGCATAAGGAATTTATTTTTATAGGTAGAGTGCAATGA
- a CDS encoding AlwI family type II restriction endonuclease: MQIVASLIQNKLYVPIYANKVYKEILESDEIFNDKQTQEIIENSPQNHKEAGFDKGWDSRFDTFYKLPMEFGFCFYAMNKPLLISNTGHLLIDAINEIPSNEEKISNVFLNCLMKYQSNNPFRNTLNTNVPLLLLLNTMQTLKEQSGDSKIHKSEIAFFLCWRDSIFTNLAEFILNFRLLYPHFNYSNEIIYKECLKLLDSDNTTRFKISQVCKEGIDEYIRKMRICGLISLRGNGRFIDFNTFEMPKIKYVIKNYSIYPKFDDKKAYFDYMGEIDSHILEIKETSALIDKNDLKLKTLQEFANKYSKEEIYKELNILNSKKIASKDEIFKFIPEPMRFEFLTAIALKQHFCNLEVLPNYSIDDEGLPKCHAMGGKPDIACKDTHNNAIVEVSLICGRAQVNNELLAITRHLKELIESSQVLRCFAIFIAPQIFEDTKRYVRFIAFDEDLEIRNLSISDFISSLQNVDSFNAI, translated from the coding sequence ATGCAAATTGTTGCTTCTTTAATCCAAAATAAGCTTTATGTTCCCATATATGCTAACAAAGTCTATAAAGAAATTTTAGAATCTGATGAAATTTTCAACGACAAGCAAACACAAGAAATCATAGAAAATTCTCCACAAAACCATAAAGAAGCAGGGTTTGATAAGGGTTGGGATTCAAGATTTGATACTTTTTATAAACTTCCTATGGAATTTGGATTTTGCTTTTATGCAATGAATAAGCCTTTACTGATTTCAAACACAGGACATTTGCTTATAGATGCAATCAATGAAATTCCAAGCAATGAAGAAAAAATCTCTAATGTCTTTTTAAATTGCTTAATGAAATATCAAAGTAATAATCCTTTTAGAAACACTTTAAATACAAATGTGCCTTTATTGTTGTTGCTTAATACAATGCAAACGCTCAAAGAACAAAGTGGAGATTCTAAAATCCATAAAAGTGAAATCGCATTCTTTTTATGCTGGAGGGATAGTATTTTTACAAACTTGGCGGAGTTTATTTTAAACTTTAGATTGCTCTATCCTCATTTTAATTATTCTAATGAAATCATTTATAAAGAATGCCTTAAACTTTTAGATTCGGATAACACAACGCGTTTTAAAATTTCTCAAGTGTGTAAAGAGGGTATAGATGAATACATTAGAAAAATGCGAATTTGTGGGCTTATTTCACTGCGAGGCAATGGGAGATTTATTGATTTTAACACTTTTGAAATGCCTAAAATAAAATATGTAATCAAGAATTATTCTATTTATCCTAAATTTGATGATAAAAAAGCTTATTTTGATTATATGGGGGAAATTGATTCTCATATTTTAGAAATCAAAGAAACATCTGCTTTAATTGATAAAAATGATTTAAAACTTAAAACTCTGCAAGAATTTGCTAATAAATATTCAAAAGAAGAAATTTATAAAGAACTTAATATTTTAAATTCTAAAAAAATAGCCAGCAAAGATGAGATTTTTAAATTTATACCAGAACCTATGAGATTTGAATTTTTAACCGCCATTGCTCTGAAGCAACATTTTTGTAACTTAGAAGTATTGCCAAATTATAGTATTGATGATGAGGGTTTGCCAAAATGCCACGCTATGGGAGGCAAACCTGATATAGCGTGCAAAGATACGCATAATAATGCTATCGTAGAAGTAAGCCTAATTTGTGGTAGAGCCCAAGTGAATAACGAGCTTTTAGCCATTACAAGACATTTAAAAGAGCTTATAGAATCTAGTCAAGTTTTAAGATGTTTTGCCATTTTTATTGCTCCTCAAATTTTTGAAGATACTAAAAGATATGTTAGGTTTATCGCCTTTGATGAAGATTTGGAGATAAGAAATTTAAGCATTAGCGACTTTATCAGTTCTTTACAAAATGTAGATTCTTTTAATGCAATATAA
- a CDS encoding DNA adenine methylase, protein MFSIYSRRYTGAKTKLLKQIDKVLLEHFDYSLQSNLSFFDVFAGTGVVSAYFMQKAEFSHFLVNDFLESNFIIYQGFFAQEHFNEEKLLSLREKFNALKNIKENYYSKAFGDKFFSFQDAKHIGFIREELDRLLKQKQINTKEFHILLASLLYSSDRVANTCGHYDAYRKNINLEDRFHFELISPFKTQAKIELFKEDSNALAKAFIKQERKLDIAFIDPPYNSRQYSRFYHFLQTLAQNHKPKLYGVALKPKPENLSEYCKSNAKNVFKDLIESLAHITKILVVTYNNTYSANARSNARINDKEIMQILKEYGKAYVYEFDYKAFSSGKSELRNHKERIFICQI, encoded by the coding sequence ATGTTTTCTATTTATTCGCGTCGCTACACAGGGGCTAAAACAAAGCTTTTAAAGCAAATTGACAAAGTGCTTTTAGAGCATTTTGATTATAGCTTGCAAAGCAATCTTAGCTTTTTTGATGTGTTTGCTGGCACGGGGGTTGTGAGTGCGTATTTTATGCAAAAGGCAGAATTTAGCCACTTTCTAGTCAATGATTTTTTAGAATCTAATTTTATAATTTATCAAGGATTCTTTGCACAAGAGCATTTTAATGAAGAAAAACTTTTATCTTTAAGAGAAAAATTCAATGCCCTTAAAAACATTAAAGAAAATTACTATTCCAAAGCATTTGGTGATAAATTTTTTAGCTTTCAAGATGCTAAACATATAGGCTTTATAAGAGAAGAGCTTGATAGACTTTTAAAACAAAAGCAAATTAATACAAAAGAATTCCATATCCTCCTAGCAAGTTTGCTTTATAGCAGTGATAGGGTGGCAAATACTTGTGGGCATTATGATGCGTATCGTAAAAATATAAATTTAGAAGATAGGTTTCACTTTGAGTTGATTTCACCTTTTAAAACGCAAGCAAAAATAGAACTTTTTAAAGAGGATTCTAACGCCTTAGCAAAAGCATTTATCAAACAAGAAAGAAAGCTTGATATTGCCTTTATTGACCCGCCTTATAATTCTAGGCAATATAGTAGATTCTATCATTTTCTTCAAACCTTAGCACAAAATCATAAACCCAAGCTTTATGGTGTAGCATTAAAACCAAAGCCAGAAAATTTAAGCGAGTATTGTAAAAGTAATGCAAAAAATGTTTTTAAAGATTTGATAGAGAGCCTTGCACACATCACTAAGATTTTGGTGGTTACTTATAATAATACTTATAGTGCAAATGCAAGAAGTAATGCAAGGATAAATGATAAAGAAATTATGCAAATCTTAAAAGAATATGGTAAGGCTTATGTTTATGAATTTGATTATAAAGCCTTTAGCAGTGGAAAAAGCGAATTAAGGAATCATAAGGAGAGGATTTTTATATGTCAGATATAA
- a CDS encoding Dam family site-specific DNA-(adenine-N6)-methyltransferase, giving the protein MSDIKQALLYTEDFIPSPLNYIGNKFKLLKQIMPLFPKDINTAIDLFCGGASVGINLKAKNIVLNDNLSELIRLYEHLQAYSVEIIFKKIFHIIEHFKLSHTAQMGYDFYKCDSAKGLAAYNKNKFLQLRNRYNQSKNIFDFFVLVIFAFNNQIRFNSKGEFNLPCGKRDFNANMQKKLRQFVLNLQIKNIKISNKDFRDFNLSLLDSKDFVYVDPPYFLATAPYNENKAWTLQDELDLLEFLTLLDAKNIRFALSNVILHKGKEHSILEDWLKKHSNLKTHFLNFHYKNCNYQTKKALSQEVLITNY; this is encoded by the coding sequence ATGTCAGATATAAAACAAGCCCTTTTATATACAGAGGACTTTATCCCCAGTCCGCTTAATTATATAGGTAACAAATTTAAACTTTTAAAGCAAATAATGCCACTTTTCCCTAAGGATATTAACACAGCAATTGATTTGTTTTGTGGTGGGGCAAGTGTAGGGATAAATTTAAAAGCTAAGAATATTGTTTTAAATGACAATCTAAGCGAACTTATAAGATTATATGAGCATTTACAGGCATATAGTGTAGAAATAATTTTTAAAAAAATTTTTCATATTATTGAACATTTTAAACTCTCTCATACTGCACAAATGGGCTATGATTTTTATAAATGTGATAGTGCTAAGGGTTTGGCTGCTTATAATAAAAATAAGTTTCTACAACTAAGGAATCGTTATAATCAAAGTAAAAACATATTTGATTTTTTTGTTTTAGTTATTTTTGCATTTAATAATCAAATAAGATTTAATAGTAAGGGTGAATTCAATCTTCCTTGTGGCAAAAGAGATTTCAATGCTAATATGCAAAAAAAATTAAGGCAATTTGTTTTAAATTTACAAATAAAAAACATAAAGATTTCAAATAAGGATTTTAGAGATTTTAATTTAAGCCTTTTAGATTCTAAAGATTTTGTTTATGTAGATCCTCCTTATTTTCTAGCCACTGCCCCCTATAATGAAAACAAAGCTTGGACATTACAAGATGAACTTGATTTGCTGGAGTTTTTAACCTTACTTGATGCAAAAAACATTCGCTTCGCTTTGTCAAATGTGATTTTGCATAAGGGTAAAGAGCATAGCATCTTAGAAGATTGGCTCAAAAAACATTCAAATTTAAAAACTCATTTTTTAAATTTTCATTACAAAAATTGCAATTATCAAACAAAAAAAGCTTTATCGCAAGAAGTGCTTATCACAAATTATTAG